TTTTTGAATTTCTTCGTTGACCTGGCTGATGTAATCCTCGACGACGTCGCTTTTCCCCACCTGTATGAGGCCGTAAATCACCTGGAGGTGGTTCAAAAAATCATGGCGTTGCGCCCGCAGCATATCCACCATCTGCCGGGTTTCCTGGAGGCGAACCCGGTTGACCTCGGCCTCTGCCTGGGCGCGCACCAGCTGCACTACGTTCCTGAGCATAAATATTGCCACCAGGCTGAAAAATCCCCCGGCGGCAACGTAAAAAGCGGCTAAAGCCGTGAGTGCCCGTTCCTGCAAAAGATCGAAAACATTCCAGAATTGAAGCACCCCGAAAAACAGAACAAGAAAGGCCTGCGCCAGAATCACGTTGAGGAGCAGGATCGCCCGCCGGTCGAAAGGCAGCTTTACACTTCCCATCGCTTCGCTCCCAAAACAAAAATAACAACCATCCCGGTCTCAGCTTAAAAGAACCCATAATTTCGCTTGCGGACTGCTTGCTGGTAAATTACGACAAGCTCTCTGAAAATCCTGCCTTATCTTGATAATACTTATAGTCTCCCCATCGCACCGGGATCGCCTGTTTCGAACTGGAAGAGCTGGAACTTATAGAGCCTGCAAAGCAAGGCGAGAATGCCCAGAGGGAGATCCTCCAGGAGCCCAAAAAAGAAACGTAAAACCGGGTTCTCCAGCACTTCTTTAAAATCCCAGCCCAGGAGCAAGACCGCTCCGAAAACGGATGCGGTTCCTGTGAGCAGGAGCAGGGTGAAGCTGAGCAGGCCCGCCGCGCTGGCAATTCCCCACGGCACCGGCAAGGAAAAGCGCAAAAAAAGGATCAGGACAAGAGCCCCGATTACAGTATGAGCACCTATGGGAATGTAATGAAGATCGGTGAGGCTCCGGATGAGAAACCCCGCCACCCCCACGACAATTCCACCCCAAAGGGTTTTTCTCCAGCCCGGCGCAAATCCCAGCAGGCTGGGGCCCATATAAAACAAAAGCGCTCCCTCCACCAGGGCGTTGAGCAGCATTCCGCCCCCTCCCCTTGCGAAGTTTGTTCTGAAAAGCTTCTCAACGGAATCTGGCGCTTTAAACGCAAGTTGGGACCCGGCTTCCGGCCGGGTCCCAACTTCTTGCTCTTTTTCACTCTTTTTCTTCTTCTACGCTCGGAAGCTCTTTGAGTTCCCTCTTCAAATCAATGAGGTGAAACCCCGTCAGGGCGCAGACCAGGGCAAGGACGACAACAGGGAGCTCCACCAGCCAGCCCAGCAAAATGTGCAGCCATACGTCGGCCAAAATCTGGTCGATGCTCATTTTAAACAAGCCTGTTACAGGAACCAGCAAGCAGGCCTCGGACAACTGCACCAGGATGAAGCCCAGCAGGGCGGCAACTGTTCCCACTCCCCACTCGATCCGCGCGACATAGCGGTACAGGAGCACCATCACCAGAATCATCACAAGGGTATGGGAGCCGAAGGGGATCCCGGTGTAGGCATAGAGCCCCCGTAAAAGGTAAACAGCAAGGCCAGATACAACACCAATTACGAGCAAACGGAAAAGGGGTATCCGCAGTCTTAACAGAGAAAGAGAACAATAAGCCATCAGGCTTCCTTCTACCATATGAAGAAAAAAGAGCACCCTGAGATCCTCCACAAAGCCGCCTCCCAAGCTATCTATTCTTTAACACCTCCGGCACTTTAGGTTGATAAAAGGAGAGGGTACACAAGGGGCCAACAAAACCGGCAGCGACAACCGAAAGCGCCAGGGCGGTGAAACCTGCTGCCCAAACAGCCAGCTTTTTAAGCATCTCCTTCCCTCCTTTCTGAAAAGAGCCTTCCCACGCCTTTTTCCAGGCGCGGGAGGAGCCGGCAGGCAACCGGCGTCAGGGTGAAGAGCTGCCACCATAATCCCAGGGTGCTTGCAAAAAGAACCTGCCGGAGGAAAACCTCTTCCTCCGGCAGGAAACCTCTCCAGGTCAGGCCGGGGGCTGCAGCTGCAACCGCCAGCAGGGTCCAGCCCGAAACCACGTATTTTGCGACCCTCTTCTTTGAAAGCTCCTCTTCCAGGGAGAAGGACCGCGCCGCGCAGCCGGCCGGAGCGTAAAGGTGAACAAGCAAAAAGCCGGCGGGACCGGTCAGGAGCACAATGAAAAACAAAACCCGGAGGCTCACCGCAATTCCCGCCTCCTGCGCCGCGAGGCCGATCAGGGTAAAAACAGCCCCCCCGAAGAGAGCGCAGAAGTAAGGATTTGAGGCGTGCACGCCACCGGCAACGGCCCGCAGGGCCGCCCCGGTAAAAGCGGCCGCAAGGACAAGGGGAACAACCCCTGCCGCCAGGCCCCCCAAAAGGAGCACCGCCAGGCTCAAGAGAGTGCTCAGAACAACCTCCAGGCCGTAGGTGAGAACCGGAATTTGCGCCTCAGGAAGGTTTAAAACTTTTGCCAACCCCGCGCTGATCCTGCCGGAAAACCGGTGCATTCTTTTCCTTCCATCCTTCTCCACACATGATAATTTTTTGAAGTATACGACATTAATTCCAGTTATTCCTCCTTTTTTATCTGAAAAATTTGCAAAATATTTCGTGTTTTTTCGACTTTTTGAGACCGCGCCCTGCCTTTCGCAGGCTAAATGATTTCGGTTTGATAGCTGATGATCTGGGCATGGTTCTGGTTTTCGAGAAATTTCACCACCGCGTTCAAAACCTGATAAGCGTGGCTCTGCTCGTTGCTCACAGAGACGAAGGCCACGGTTGCCCGCTGCCAGAGGTCCTGCTGGTCCACCTCGGCAATCGAGACGTTAAAGCGCGCCCTGATCCGGTCAAGGATGCTCTTTAAAACACGCCGCTTATCCTTGAGGGAAGCCGCCTCCCCCAGGTAAAGCTCGACAATACAAACCCCCACTGCAACGTGGGCCGACTCTCCACCCGGCACCGGAAAACCCTGCATGTTCAGAACCTCCTTGCTCTCTCCCTGCAAAGCTGGAGCGCTCCGGCTTATCTGTAGCCGGCAGCGGCTTTCTGCACGCACCCCTGCCCCTCCAGTTAGTATAACCGGCGCAGACCAGGGATTCAAGCCTCCCGGCCTCACCGCCCCCTCCCCTTCCTGCAATTTTAAGTTCCCCGGCCAAAGCCTTTCCTCCCTTCCGGCCGGACGGATTGAGCGCGCAGGAAAGGCTCCAAAAAACAAAAAGAGCCGGGCACCCCGGAGAAAAGGTGCCCGGCTCTGTTCCTGCCTACTGCTCGTTGACCGCTACCACCTGGCCGTCCTCGAACCAGTCGACGCTGGCACCCAGGTTTTCGCTCACGAAGCGGAGCGGGATGACCGTCCGCCCGGGCGGAACCACCCTGGCGGGCGCGTCGAGGGCCACCCTCTGCCCGCCGACCTCAGCCTCGGCGCGGCCCACACGCAGGACTACCGTCTTCCCGTCGGCCGGGTTCGTGATGGTGACCACGCCGTCTTTGTAGTCCACCTCCAGACCCAGAGCCTCTGCTATCGCCCGGACAGGCACCATGGTGCGGCCGTTCTCGATGAACGGCTCGGAGTCGAAGGTGAGCTTTTTGCCGTTCACGAACACCTTGACGCCTTTCCTGCCCGCTTTCTCGTAGAGTTCGCCGATTTTCCTGTACAGGTCCTCATCTTTCGGCTCAACGGTGAGAGCCTCCTCCATGTCCTCCGCCGCTTCCTCTACCATGCCGAGCTCCTCTTTCAGGATGCCTTTGTAGGCGTACACGGCACCCGGCACGGTCTCGGGTGATTCAAGCAGCTTCTCCAGTTCGGCCAGCGCCGCCTCGCGGTCGCCCTTGGCCCTGAAACACTGGGCCAGCAGCACTGCTACTTTCGCCGTGGGGTGCGTCAGCAGCCCCTCCAGCTTCTTGAGTGCCTCAATGGCCTTGTCGTACTCCCCGACGTTGCGGTAGGCCACCGCCAGCTTCCAAAGCAGCTTCGTGTCGTCAGGCTCTTCCGCCAGCTTGCTTTCCAGTTCGGCGATGCGCTTCTCGAGGCCCCTCGCCCCCGGCTCAGCAAATTCTCCGTTCTCAAATTCGCCGTTTTCAAATTCCCCGTCACCTTCGGCGATCTCCTGCTCGAGCCTCTGCTCCACCCTTATCCGCAGTTCGTCGCCCTCGTTGCGCGTGCGGGTCTGTACCTGCTCCTGCACCTGGAGCTGGGCCAGGGCTCGGGTCTGCACCTGCTCTTGCGCCTGGGATTGAGTTTGCACCCGAACCTGTCCTTTGCCTGCCAGCGCGGGCCCGGCGAGCATGAACACAAGGAACAGTGCCAGGACCGCACTCGCCGCTCTTTTAAGGTTCTGCACAAAAACCGACCTCCTTCTCACATGGCCTGTTTCAGAAACTCCAAAACGCCTGCTTTAGAACTCTCCAGAAACAAACCTGGCCGACCACCTCCTCCTGATGGGCGGCCGGCTGCCGAAGGGAATTGCTGCCTTCCGGTTTCCCCAGCAGCCGGGCTGCCATAGCGAATCAACCGCTTCAGGCCCCTTGGCTTTGCGCCCCCGGCTTTCGCCGGGTTTGCCCTTGGTGGGGTCCTTCCCTCTACCAGCAAATACGAAGCGTTCCCCTTTTTTCGGAGGGTCTCTGTTGAAGAACTGAAAAAGTACCTGTGAAAAAAGAGGTCCTGGGACCTTATCCGCCTGGCTGTGGCTCGAACCGGAAAGAAAGACTTTTATCTGGGAGATGGTTTTGGTGGAAATTCAAGAGCGGACAAAAACTGCTCCAGTATTTAACCGACACCCCGTCCTTTGCGAAACCAGCCTTGCGCGCACCGGGCAAAGGTGCCGCCGCGCCTCTTCGAGTTCTTCCTGCTCGTTTAAGGAGGAGGAGCGGCGGCGGAAGTTCCTGCCAATCGCACCGGCTGAATGCTTTTAGGTTTTCTTCTCCCGAACCACCAGGACAGGGCAGTGAGCGTAGCGCACAACGTACTCTGCGACACTGCCGATTAAGAGGTAGGTGAGGCGGGAATAACCGTGTGACCCGACGACGATCAGATCTGCGCCCTGTTCCCGCGCCCAGTCCACAATGACCTGGCGGGGGCTCCCGCTCAAGACAGCTCCGCCTACGTCACTGAGGCCGGCCTTTTCAGCAAGCCTCACAACCTCGTCTACGGCGCGGTCTCCCTCCTCCTGCAAAGTCTCCAGCGCAAGGTACTGGTAGGCCCCCAGGTGAAAGGCGATGTGGGTATTGACGACGTAGATCACCCGCAGCCGGGCGTTGCTCAGGCGGGCTAAGGAAATGGCGTGGCGCGCCGCGTGCAAAGCCGTGGCGGAGCCGTCGGTCGCGGCAACAATCAGCCTGTAAGAAACCCCATTCTGGTCTTCAGACACGGGCAAACCTCCCCCAAAGTATTCTCCTCCATTTACTTCGCTAAACAACGGTTCAGTCCTTCACCTGCGCTCAATGAAAATGGAAGACCAGAAGGTACAACCAGGAAATCAGGATTGAAACAAGCATGAGCGGGAAGGCCACCTTAAAGAACCTGATAAAAGAGAGGGTCAACCCGTTCCGCTCCGCCAGCCCCGCAACGATTACGTTGGCAGCGGCACCAACAATCGTTCCATTCCCGCCGAGGCATGCACCTAAAGCAAGCGACCACCAGAGGGGATTGAGGTTTGCAATCCCTCCAAAGTGCCCTATTTCCTGGATTAGAGGAATCATCGCCGCCACAAAGGGAATGTTGTCGACAACGGAGGAGGCGAGGGCCGAAAACCATAAAATGAGGGTCCCGGTTGCCAGCACCCGGCCTTTTGTAAGCTCCAAAGCGGCCCGTGCCAGCTCCTCAATAATCCCCACCTTTTCGAGCGCCCCTACGATGATGAAAAGCCCCGTGAAAAAGAAAATTGTCGGCCATTCCACGCTGAGGAGCACATCCTCAATTTCTTCCCTGGCGATGAACAGCAGCAGCACCGCCCCGGCGAGGGCAATCGAAGCGGTTTCTATATTAAGCAGACCATGCAGGAAAAAGCCTAGGATCGTCAAGCCGAGCACGATCAGGGACCGGCGCATCAGCCTGCAGTCTTTGATCTGGGCGGCGGCGTCGAATGTTTTCACCTTTTCTTTCAGGTGCTCTTCTATAACGAGCTCTCTGCGGTAAATCAGCCAGATGAAAAATAAAGTGACAATGAAAACAACGAGGGCCACGGGGGCGAGGTTGATGAGGAAGTCAAGGAAGGTGAGTTTTGTGGCGCTTCCGATCATGATGTTAGGGGGGTCTCCGATCAGGGTGGCAGTCCCTCCAATGTTGGAGGCCAGGATTTCCGTGACGATGAAAGGGACCGGGTTCAGGCCGAGTTCGTACACGATGGAAAAGGTCACCGGCACCACAAGGAGGACGGTCGTAACATTGTCAAGAAAAGCGGAGGCAACCGCAGTCAGGACCGCAAGACCTGCCAAAATCCGGAAAGGCTCCCCCTGCGCAAGGCGCGCCGCCCAGACCGCGAGGAACTCGAAAACCCCGCTCCGCCGCGTCACCCCGACGATGACCATCATCCCCACCAGGAGGCCAATGGTGTTAAAGTCTATGGCGTGGACAGCCTCCTCCTGCGTGAGCAGGCCGCTTGCCAGAACGGCCATTCCTCCAGCAAGGGCGGCCACCGCCCGGTGAATTTTCTCCGTAACGATCAGGCCATAAACCAAAACGAAAATTCCTGCTGCCAAAACAACCGGCCATTCTCCCGCCATTTCTCCCGGCCCCTTTCAGCGCGAAAAATCCCTGCCACCGAATCAAGATCCTATCAGAAATTTCCCGTCTCGACAATATTCTGTCAAATTTTACCCAGCAGCAATTACGGTCTGGGCTATTCGCCCGGCGGTGCGCTTAATGCCATCACCACTTGCTGGGTTTCCTGGTAAAAACACCCGGGCCGAAAGCTTTTTAAAAAGTTTGAGGCAGCGGCCCTGCCCCCTTTTTATTCTTTCCACCGGGGACACCAGGCAGTCGGCTGCCTGTGAGGGAGACGAGCAGCCAGAACGGCATACTGAATGGACGCGAACAGGCACCGGGGGGAAGAATGCCCGGGCGCCGCATTAATCCGGTAGAGGCGCGCCGGATCCTGACGCTGCTTGTTCATTCCTTCCAGAACGGTAAACATGTAGCGAAAACCGGCAGCACGCAGTACTCTGATCAGGCATGGATCGTAGGCGCCATAAGGAAAGGCAAAATAAGGAGTTTCGTGGCCGAGTCTCAACCGGACTGTTTCCTGAAAGCGACGGCCGTCGGCGAGCATTCGGTTCTCGTATTCTTTTTCCGTTTCCTCATGCCGCTGCCGAAAGTCGTAGATGCGGGCAACCGTCGCCGGTCTCACGAGACGGGAGGACGTAAGCACACCGTAGTGTTGATTGTAGGTATGCCCGCCAATGGTCACCAGTCCGCTTTCCTCCAGCGCCTGTACCTGGGGCCAGGTAAGGAAAGCCGGTTTCGTTCCGATATACTCCCCTATGAGAAACACCGCTGCCGGGGCGCGGTGCTTTTTGAGTACAGGCAGAACATATTGATACATTCCCCTGTACCCGTCATCGAAGGTCAAGACAACGGCATTTGGAGGGACCGCCGCCCTCCCTTCCAGAAATGCGGCCAAAAGCGAAACCGGGATGATCCGGAACCCTTTCTGCTCGAGAAACTCCAGCTCCGCCTCAAACTGCTCCGGTGTAATGGTCCCTCGACCCGAGTGGGGGCTCACATTATGGTACATTAAAACCGCGACCGCATCCCTGTAATAGACCGGGGCAGGGGGATTTTTTTTCGGTTTCACCGGTTCCAGGGGAGATCGTTGAACGGAGGGCTTCAGAGGTGCTTCACCGCTCCCGCTGCCGCCCCCGTGCAAAGGAGACCGGTAACTATGGAGAAACGCCGCAATCAAAAAAACTGATAAGATAAAGCCGCTCATTGCGAGCTTCCTTTTTTTAATTGAACCCCTTGCCATTTTTTCCTCCATTTAGTCCATAGTAACAAGATTTTAATGAACTTGATTGAATCTCAAACTTGATTGAATCTCATTCCGTGTGGCGGGGTCATTTCGCTCGTTCTTCCCGGGTCGCGAGCCCTGACTTAAGAGCGAGGCCCCATCTCTACGGGATGATCACGATTTAGGAGGTTGGGCGGCGCTGGACGCAAGACGCTGACTGGAAAGAGGGAGAGAAAGGCAAAATGTTGTCCCTCCGCCTGCCTGGCTGAAGACCGCAATGTCGCCACGGTGGGCCTCTACGATTAATTTGCTGATCGCCAGCCCCAAACCGGTGCCCCCTCCCGTGGCATTACCCCTGTAAAATCTTTCAAAAATAAAGGGGATCTCCCCGGGCGGAATGCCGGGGCCCTGATCCGCGACAGCCACCATACCGCTGTTTTCCTCAACTTTGCCTTCCACCTCGACCCTCCCTCCGCCGGGGGTGAACTTCAGAGCGTTGTCCAGAAGATTTACCAGAACCTGGATCAGACGCGCCCGGTCCCCCTGCACGATGGCGGGCTTTTCAGGTAAATTGAGCAGCAGAACCACCTTTTTTTCCTGAGCCAGTGGAAGCAGAGATTCGGAAGCCTCGCGGCAGACCTCCCAGAGATCCAGAGTTTCCCAGTGATACTCCATCTCTCCCGCCTGCATCCTTGCCATATCGAGCAAATCGTTTGTAATCCGCGCCAACCTCTGCGTCTCCCGGTAAACCTGAGAAAGGTAGTACTTTTGGTCTTTTTCCGGAATCGTCCCGTCTATAATTCCCTGAATGAAGCCGCTGATAGATGTTAAAGGAGTGCGTAATTCGTGGGAAACGTTGGCAAGAAACTCCTGGCGGTTTTTTTCAATGAGCTCCAATCTCCAGGCCATCTCGTTTAAAACCTCTGCCAAGACACCAATCTCATCGCGCCTTTCCATTTCGAGACGCTGGCTGAAATCCCCCTGGGCGAATTTCCTGGCAATTTGCTGCACTTCTTCCAGCGGGTGGGTGAAGTGGCGCGCGGCAAAATAGACAACGGGAGTTGCAAGCGCCAGCACCAGCAGCGAGGCAAGCCAGATGAGGCTCAAAGTTTCGCCAAGGAGCGCCTTTACATTGCTGGCCGCAGTATAGGCAACAAGGGTTGTCTGCCGGGATAGAACGGAGAGGGGGGAAGAGACGACAAGCAGCTCTAAATCAGGGCTCCCCGGCACACCCAAGATGGCTGCCTTCTGGCGCCCGGCCCGGGCAAGAACCTGTTTTAAAAACCCCGGATCGGAACTAATTCCCGCAATCCCGCGCTCCGTGCTGACAAGAAGGGAGTTCCCGCGAAAAACAGCAAGATGCACCCCCGAGGAGCGATCGATGATCCTGAGGGCTCTCTGCCAGTTCTTTTCCGAAACTTCTTGCCTCACCATCCTGGTCGTAACCTCCTGGGCCTGGGCGACCACATCCCAAAGCAGCTTTTCGTGCCGGCGGAAAACGTAGCCTCGAAAAAACCATAGCAGCAGGAGATTCATGATCAGGACGACGCCAATCGTAACCCCCAGTTCTATCAGCAGGAGCTTCCCAAAAACACTCCTTATTTTTACTTCTCCCATTTTTCTCCATCCTCGATCTCGAATTTGTAGCCGACACCCCAGACGGTCTTGATCTGCCAGGGCAAATCCGGTCTTTCAATTTTATCCCGCAGGCGGTTGATGTGGACGTCAACCGTCCGGCTCGTTCCCGCGCTGATGTGATAGCCCCAAACCTCTTTCAGGAGATATTCTCTGGTAAAAACCCGGTTCGGTTGCGAAACCAGCACCCAGAGCAACTCGATCTCCTTGGGAGTAAGCTCCACCGGCTGTCCGTTCACCTTCACCTCATAGCGCATCAAATCAACCCGGAGACCCGGCACGGCAACCGGACCCGGGGGACCGGTTTGCTTGCTGCTCCGCTTGAGAACCGCTTTGACACGGGCGAGAAGCTCCAGGGGATCGAACGGCTTGACAACATAGTCATCGGCGCCAAGATCGAATCCCCGGAGTTTGTCGGTAATCTGACTCTTTGCCGTGACAATAATAATCGGAACCCCCGTCTCTGCTCTGAGTGCCCGGCAGACCTCCCAGCCGTCTGCCTGGGGAAGCATCAGATCGAGAACCACCAGGGCGACGTCCTCTCGTTTTACCTGGTCAACTACCCCGCTCCCTGTCGGCGAGACGATGACCCGGTAGCCCTGATTGGCCAGGTAAAGCCTGATCAGTTCTGCTATGTTCTGATCATCTTCAATTATCAGGATGGTTTTTTCTAACGATGTCAAGGGTCTCCTCTCCTGCTCCGGTTACCTGTATTGCCATAAATTTATTTTACTTTTCTCCTGCCGCTTGTTAAAGCATACCACTTAATTAAAGAACACCGAATAGCTTCAGAAAACTAAAGCCCGGCCTCGGCCAGCCTGGCAATGGCTGCAGCACCCCGCGCTGCCGCGCCCGGAGGCTGAACCAGTCTTCCCTTTTCCCGCATCTGTTCCCGAAAACCATCCGGTGCGCTCAGCAAAAACTCCACCTTTGCCAGCAATTCGTTGTTGCCATAAGCTGCCAAAGCCGCTCCTTTTTGAACAAAATAGGAGGCATTTGCCGCTTCCTGCCCTCCCACCCAGCGGTGGATAAGAACCGGTAAACCCAGCGCTGCGGCTTCCGCGAGGGTGAGAGCGCCTGCTTTGGTAATGATTAAATCTGCAGCTGACATAACCGGCGCCACCCTCTCCGTGTAACCGATAATTTTAAAATTCGGGCAGCTCCCAAGTTCTCTGCTTAGTTTCCTGTATAAACCGCAATCCCTGCCCGTAAGCACAACCACCTGCAGCTCATTCTGAAAGCGGAGCAGCTCCCGCGCCACCCTGCCCACGTCACCGAGGCGGGCATAACTGCCCCCCGCAACAAGAACCACCGGAAGATCGTTTCTCAGTCCTAAGGCGGCACGCGCCCGCGTCCGGTGTACAGGCTCTTCAAATTCCGGGTGCACCGGAATCCCAACAGGGAGGATGCGTTCAGGCGGCACTCCCCGCTTTTCCAGGGATACCTTGACGTCACCGGTCGCCACCAGGTAAAGATCTACTGCAGGGTGGCACCATTCGGCATGAACAGCAAAATCGGTAATCACCATCACAAGGGGGAACTTCAGTTTTTTCCTTATTTTGATTTCGCCACAGATCCGGCCCGGGGTCGGGAACGTAGCCACGACCACGTCAGGCATGGCGCGCAGCAGCCTCTGCATGGTCGGGAACCCCAGGTAATCCGACAAATAACAACCTGAGCGAGGCTCCGGCTTATCCGTGAACCGGTAAAACCAGTCGTAAAAAAAGGGAGCTTGGGACACGCATTGAAGATAGAAGACCCGCATCAGGGCATCAAGAGAGGGGTGAAGAAGGTGGACAAAGTCGGAAACCTGGACTTCCCAGGCGGGATTTCTTTTTTCGATTGCCGATTTTAAAGCCCTTGCCGCGCGCCGGTGGCCCTCCCCGTAGGGCGCGCTCAGGATCTGCACGAGCATAATCTCACCCGATCCCTGCAGCTGAGAAACAGTAGATGGTGCAAGAAACAGTTTATACCAGAATTGGTAACAAGAGTTTAAAC
The window above is part of the Bacillota bacterium genome. Proteins encoded here:
- a CDS encoding cyclic lactone autoinducer peptide; its protein translation is MLKKLAVWAAGFTALALSVVAAGFVGPLCTLSFYQPKVPEVLKNR
- a CDS encoding DUF503 domain-containing protein; translated protein: MQGFPVPGGESAHVAVGVCIVELYLGEAASLKDKRRVLKSILDRIRARFNVSIAEVDQQDLWQRATVAFVSVSNEQSHAYQVLNAVVKFLENQNHAQIISYQTEII
- a CDS encoding tetratricopeptide repeat protein, yielding MQEQVQTRTRNEGDELRIRVEQRLEQEIAEGDGEFENGEFENGEFAEPGARGLEKRIAELESKLAEEPDDTKLLWKLAVAYRNVGEYDKAIEALKKLEGLLTHPTAKVAVLLAQCFRAKGDREAALAELEKLLESPETVPGAVYAYKGILKEELGMVEEAAEDMEEALTVEPKDEDLYRKIGELYEKAGRKGVKVFVNGKKLTFDSEPFIENGRTMVPVRAIAEALGLEVDYKDGVVTITNPADGKTVVLRVGRAEAEVGGQRVALDAPARVVPPGRTVIPLRFVSENLGASVDWFEDGQVVAVNEQ
- a CDS encoding universal stress protein; the protein is MSEDQNGVSYRLIVAATDGSATALHAARHAISLARLSNARLRVIYVVNTHIAFHLGAYQYLALETLQEEGDRAVDEVVRLAEKAGLSDVGGAVLSGSPRQVIVDWAREQGADLIVVGSHGYSRLTYLLIGSVAEYVVRYAHCPVLVVREKKT
- a CDS encoding ArsB/NhaD family transporter codes for the protein MAGEWPVVLAAGIFVLVYGLIVTEKIHRAVAALAGGMAVLASGLLTQEEAVHAIDFNTIGLLVGMMVIVGVTRRSGVFEFLAVWAARLAQGEPFRILAGLAVLTAVASAFLDNVTTVLLVVPVTFSIVYELGLNPVPFIVTEILASNIGGTATLIGDPPNIMIGSATKLTFLDFLINLAPVALVVFIVTLFFIWLIYRRELVIEEHLKEKVKTFDAAAQIKDCRLMRRSLIVLGLTILGFFLHGLLNIETASIALAGAVLLLFIAREEIEDVLLSVEWPTIFFFTGLFIIVGALEKVGIIEELARAALELTKGRVLATGTLILWFSALASSVVDNIPFVAAMIPLIQEIGHFGGIANLNPLWWSLALGACLGGNGTIVGAAANVIVAGLAERNGLTLSFIRFFKVAFPLMLVSILISWLYLLVFHFH
- a CDS encoding polysaccharide deacetylase family protein yields the protein MKPKKNPPAPVYYRDAVAVLMYHNVSPHSGRGTITPEQFEAELEFLEQKGFRIIPVSLLAAFLEGRAAVPPNAVVLTFDDGYRGMYQYVLPVLKKHRAPAAVFLIGEYIGTKPAFLTWPQVQALEESGLVTIGGHTYNQHYGVLTSSRLVRPATVARIYDFRQRHEETEKEYENRMLADGRRFQETVRLRLGHETPYFAFPYGAYDPCLIRVLRAAGFRYMFTVLEGMNKQRQDPARLYRINAAPGHSSPRCLFASIQYAVLAARLPHRQPTAWCPRWKE
- a CDS encoding HAMP domain-containing histidine kinase — protein: MGEVKIRSVFGKLLLIELGVTIGVVLIMNLLLLWFFRGYVFRRHEKLLWDVVAQAQEVTTRMVRQEVSEKNWQRALRIIDRSSGVHLAVFRGNSLLVSTERGIAGISSDPGFLKQVLARAGRQKAAILGVPGSPDLELLVVSSPLSVLSRQTTLVAYTAASNVKALLGETLSLIWLASLLVLALATPVVYFAARHFTHPLEEVQQIARKFAQGDFSQRLEMERRDEIGVLAEVLNEMAWRLELIEKNRQEFLANVSHELRTPLTSISGFIQGIIDGTIPEKDQKYYLSQVYRETQRLARITNDLLDMARMQAGEMEYHWETLDLWEVCREASESLLPLAQEKKVVLLLNLPEKPAIVQGDRARLIQVLVNLLDNALKFTPGGGRVEVEGKVEENSGMVAVADQGPGIPPGEIPFIFERFYRGNATGGGTGLGLAISKLIVEAHRGDIAVFSQAGGGTTFCLSLPLSSQRLASSAAQPPKS
- a CDS encoding response regulator transcription factor, whose amino-acid sequence is MLIIEDDQNIAELIRLYLANQGYRVIVSPTGSGVVDQVKREDVALVVLDLMLPQADGWEVCRALRAETGVPIIIVTAKSQITDKLRGFDLGADDYVVKPFDPLELLARVKAVLKRSSKQTGPPGPVAVPGLRVDLMRYEVKVNGQPVELTPKEIELLWVLVSQPNRVFTREYLLKEVWGYHISAGTSRTVDVHINRLRDKIERPDLPWQIKTVWGVGYKFEIEDGEKWEK
- a CDS encoding glycosyltransferase; translation: MLVQILSAPYGEGHRRAARALKSAIEKRNPAWEVQVSDFVHLLHPSLDALMRVFYLQCVSQAPFFYDWFYRFTDKPEPRSGCYLSDYLGFPTMQRLLRAMPDVVVATFPTPGRICGEIKIRKKLKFPLVMVITDFAVHAEWCHPAVDLYLVATGDVKVSLEKRGVPPERILPVGIPVHPEFEEPVHRTRARAALGLRNDLPVVLVAGGSYARLGDVGRVARELLRFQNELQVVVLTGRDCGLYRKLSRELGSCPNFKIIGYTERVAPVMSAADLIITKAGALTLAEAAALGLPVLIHRWVGGQEAANASYFVQKGAALAAYGNNELLAKVEFLLSAPDGFREQMREKGRLVQPPGAAARGAAAIARLAEAGL